Part of the Erwinia amylovora genome is shown below.
CAGATCGAAGATCGCCATTTCCCAGGGGCTGTCGCCGGCAATACATTCAATATTATCGATGCAAACCAGAGCCAGCTGCTCCATCCCGTCGAGCACTTCAGGCACAAACCAGGTGCGTTTATCCAGCGGCACATAACCGACCGCTTCGCCTTTCGCCGACAGTTCAGCGCAGGCGGCGTGCAACAGATGACTGCGTCCTCCGCCTTCACGAGACCAGAAGTAGAAATAGCTACCATGTTGCTGGTGCAATGCGCTTTGCAGCGCAGCCAGCAGCAACGGATTTTCCCCCGGCCAGAAGCTGGCAAAGGTTTCGTCATCGGGCAGGTAAAGTGGCAGTGAGAGCTGTGCCGGCGTGTTCAGAATCACCTCAGAGTTTGAGCAGGCAGAAAACGCGAAAATACTAACACAACTCAGGCAGGATCATGAAATGCTAAGCGGGATCCCGGCAGGACAGGAGCGGCAGAAATAGAAAAAATCTGCCATGACAGGGGCAGCAGACGCTGCCCCTTCAGGTTTAGCGCGCGTCATGACGTTCGTCCGGCACGTCAATCACTTGCTCTTCCTTGCGCAGCAGGCCGAATGCCCGGAAAATAAGGCTAAGCATCACGCCGACAATCGTCGCCAACGCCATCCCTTTCAGCTCGGCGGCACCCATATGCACTTTCGCCCCGCTGACGCCAATAATCAGTACAACCGATGTCAGGATCAGATTCTGCGCCTTGTTGTAATCCACTTTCGATTCAATCAATACCCGAATACCGGAAGCAGCAATCACCCCATACAGCAGCAGCGATACCCCTCCCATCACCGGTACCGGTACCGCCTGGATCGCCGCAGCCAGTTTGCCAATGCATGAGAGCAGGATAGCCAGAATCGCCGCGCCGCCGATCACCCAGGTACTGTAAACGCGGGTAATCGCCATAACGCCAATGTTTTCCCCGTAGGTGGTATTAGGTGTGGAACCAAAGAAGCCGGAGAATACGGTGGAAATACCGTTGGCGAACATCGAGCGATGCAGGCCCGGATCTCTCATCAGATCCTTTTTAACAATATTCGCCGTGACCACCAGGTGGCCCACATGTTCGGCAATCACCACCAGCGCAGCGGGCAAAATGGTGAAAATGGCATACCATTCGAAGCGCGGCGTATAGAAGGTTGGCAAAGCAAACCAGGGCGCTTCCCGTACCGCCGTCCAGTCAACCATCCCCATCCCCCAGGCAAGCGCATACCCAGCCAGCACGCCGACCAGAATCGGGATAATGGCAAGAAAACCCCGGAACAACACCGAGCCAAAAACCGTTACGCCCAGCGTGACCATTGAGACAATCATGGTTTTGCCATCGGCGGCGTTACCGGCCGGCAGCAGGCCCGCCATATTCGCCGCCACGCCCGCCAGCTCCAGACCGATGACCGCCACAATCGCCCCCATTGCCGCCGGAGGGAACATCACGTCCAGCCAGCCGGTACCGGCTTTTTTGACGATCAGCGCTACCAGACAAAACAGCACGCCGCAGATGATAAAACCGCCTAACGCCACTTCGTAACCTAATGGCAACAGCAGCAAAACCGGCGAGATAAAGGCAAAGCTCGATCCCAGATACGCCGGGATTTTACCTTTGCAGATAAACAAATAGATCAGCGTGCCGATGCCGTTAAACAGCAGCACGGTGGCCGGGTTGATATGGAACAGGATCGGTACCAGCACGGTGGCGCCGAACATGGCAAACAGGTGCTGGAAACTGAGCGGAATAGTTTGCCGCAGCGGCGGCCGCTCGTGTACGCCAATTGCGCGACGTGTCATACAGTCATTACCCCTTTACCCCTTGAGTGTGAACGATAAAAAAGCCGACTCTGCGGCCGGCTTATCAATGCAAATGTCAGGTTACGGCACCCTCACTGGAGCAC
Proteins encoded:
- the hda gene encoding DnaA inactivator Hda, translating into MILNTPAQLSLPLYLPDDETFASFWPGENPLLLAALQSALHQQHGSYFYFWSREGGGRSHLLHAACAELSAKGEAVGYVPLDKRTWFVPEVLDGMEQLALVCIDNIECIAGDSPWEMAIFDLYNRILETGKTRLLITGDRPPRQLNLKLADLASRLDWGQIYKLRPLCDEDKLQALQLRARLRGFELPEDVGRFLLKRLDREMRTLFATLDQLDRASISAQRKLTIPFVKEALAL
- the uraA gene encoding uracil permease → MTRRAIGVHERPPLRQTIPLSFQHLFAMFGATVLVPILFHINPATVLLFNGIGTLIYLFICKGKIPAYLGSSFAFISPVLLLLPLGYEVALGGFIICGVLFCLVALIVKKAGTGWLDVMFPPAAMGAIVAVIGLELAGVAANMAGLLPAGNAADGKTMIVSMVTLGVTVFGSVLFRGFLAIIPILVGVLAGYALAWGMGMVDWTAVREAPWFALPTFYTPRFEWYAIFTILPAALVVIAEHVGHLVVTANIVKKDLMRDPGLHRSMFANGISTVFSGFFGSTPNTTYGENIGVMAITRVYSTWVIGGAAILAILLSCIGKLAAAIQAVPVPVMGGVSLLLYGVIAASGIRVLIESKVDYNKAQNLILTSVVLIIGVSGAKVHMGAAELKGMALATIVGVMLSLIFRAFGLLRKEEQVIDVPDERHDAR